In one window of Comamonas testosteroni DNA:
- a CDS encoding dipeptidase, protein MKKSCKPSLSIIAASLTLSLVAGVSLPVQAQTLKKPALDALIASSAKTPSASFKAFAQQAARAEPGVATAVQHYMLGQSLSDGELADIARLLGVYNRVTQEAAVLESLQRMVALPTVRDPKVPAHESAAILDFGKLVASLATEFGLRFRNVDNRIFEVTLPANVASRAGEATEFGILTHADVVPVVAAEWVLDGKQINPFQVTRVGDRLYGRGTIDDKGSIATVLYAMKAVKDSGLPLSRSIRLMIETTEETGGDAMKYYQSKTALPEYNIVLDSKYPAVVAEKGTGALKALFAEVAVDAARPSITGMSGAASANSIAQTASATVSATDAAALERIAQRLSQEKDEFVHRHEAQGKFAIDVQRAEGQVTVKVTGASAHGSRPEEGVNPVPRLALFLQQSLMLEQGAALLQPNQYSQAVRYINGVFGLDYQGRQLGIAYADDFMGPLTLSPNLIKSADGKLEVTANARMPRGKTPEQLRAEVEQGIARWSDAAKVPVTVQYTQGNWMARDPKGAWLSTLLNIFGDTTGLDARPVPTAGSTTAKLMPNAINFGPAMPGKKYTAHNALEYQELPDLRTDMQMFTEMLVRIGNLQQMQ, encoded by the coding sequence GTTGCGGGCGTCAGCCTGCCTGTTCAGGCGCAGACCCTGAAGAAACCCGCGCTGGACGCATTGATTGCATCGTCCGCCAAGACCCCTTCTGCTTCCTTCAAGGCCTTTGCGCAACAGGCTGCCAGGGCAGAGCCGGGTGTGGCAACAGCGGTGCAACACTACATGCTCGGTCAGTCTCTGTCGGACGGCGAGCTGGCGGATATCGCCCGATTGCTGGGGGTGTACAACCGTGTGACACAAGAGGCGGCGGTGCTGGAGAGCCTGCAGCGCATGGTGGCGCTGCCCACGGTGCGCGATCCCAAGGTGCCTGCGCATGAGAGTGCGGCCATCCTGGACTTCGGCAAGCTCGTTGCATCCCTGGCCACCGAATTCGGGTTGCGCTTTCGCAATGTGGATAACCGCATCTTTGAAGTGACGCTGCCAGCCAATGTGGCGAGCCGCGCCGGCGAGGCAACCGAGTTCGGCATTCTGACCCATGCCGATGTGGTGCCGGTGGTGGCTGCCGAGTGGGTGCTGGACGGCAAACAGATCAACCCTTTCCAGGTCACCCGCGTGGGCGACCGGCTTTATGGGCGCGGCACGATTGACGACAAGGGCTCCATCGCCACCGTGCTGTATGCGATGAAGGCCGTCAAGGACAGCGGTCTGCCGCTGTCGCGCAGCATTCGCCTGATGATCGAGACCACCGAGGAAACCGGCGGCGATGCCATGAAGTACTACCAGAGCAAGACCGCGCTGCCCGAGTACAACATCGTGCTGGACAGCAAGTACCCGGCCGTGGTCGCGGAAAAGGGCACGGGCGCGCTCAAGGCCTTGTTTGCGGAAGTGGCCGTGGATGCCGCCAGGCCTTCCATCACGGGCATGAGCGGCGCGGCCTCGGCCAACTCCATTGCGCAGACGGCCTCCGCTACCGTCTCCGCCACCGATGCGGCCGCACTGGAGCGGATTGCGCAGCGGCTGTCTCAGGAAAAGGACGAGTTTGTGCATCGGCATGAGGCGCAGGGCAAGTTTGCCATCGACGTGCAGCGCGCAGAGGGCCAGGTCACGGTCAAGGTCACTGGAGCGTCGGCCCACGGCTCTCGTCCTGAAGAAGGGGTCAATCCCGTGCCGCGCCTGGCGCTGTTTCTGCAGCAGAGCCTGATGCTGGAGCAGGGCGCGGCGCTGCTGCAGCCCAATCAGTACAGCCAGGCCGTACGCTATATCAATGGAGTGTTCGGCCTGGACTATCAGGGCCGGCAGTTGGGCATTGCCTATGCCGATGATTTCATGGGGCCGCTCACGCTGTCGCCTAATCTCATCAAGTCGGCAGACGGCAAGCTGGAGGTGACTGCCAATGCGCGCATGCCGCGGGGCAAGACGCCCGAGCAGCTGCGCGCCGAGGTGGAGCAGGGCATTGCCCGCTGGAGCGATGCGGCCAAGGTTCCTGTGACCGTGCAGTACACCCAGGGCAACTGGATGGCCCGCGATCCCAAGGGCGCGTGGCTGAGCACCCTGCTCAATATCTTTGGCGACACCACGGGGCTGGACGCCAGACCCGTGCCTACCGCAGGCAGCACCACGGCCAAGCTCATGCCCAATGCCATCAACTTCGGCCCGGCGATGCCCGGCAAGAAGTACACGGCCCACAATGCGCTGGAGTACCAGGAGCTGCCGGATCTGCGCACGGACATGCAGATGTTCACCGAGATGCTGGTGCGCATCGGCAATCTGCAGCAGATGCAGTGA